From Microlunatus capsulatus, a single genomic window includes:
- a CDS encoding type I restriction endonuclease subunit R, which yields MSVHLESAFEANIEAHLITHGWYQINPATYDKGLGLFGDEVVTYVAASQPKAWQQLINRHGGEGMARQRFVKVVADAINHRGPISVLRGTVKDSGVTVRMCWSKPANSLTPELQERYDANRCGVVRQLHHSESNPADSLDLTLVVNGIPVATAELKNPLTHQTIEHAMAQYRTNRNPHDLIFDKRALVHFAVDPHRVAMTTRLAGDQTRFLPFNTGSAGPGKPGAAGNPPSTPSATESYETAYLWEQVWQRDAWLDLLAAFVHVENGNVLFPRFHQWHAVRSILAATQVDGAGVDRLVQHSAGSGKSNTIAWTAHSLSRLHGDDDHPIFDKVVVITDRRVLDRQLQQTVAGLDHTPGTIVRIDQHSNQLREALEGNAARVIITTLQKFPVIAESANAVVGRRFAVIVDEAHSSTSGDAVQKLKKVLGGGLEDAEEGEAEAEAAELQVDDVLLASAKARGKQQNLSFFAFTATPKPKTLDTFGMLGEDGHRHPFHTYSMRQAIDEGFILDVLANYTTYSTYYKLAHAHPRNDPEMQASKAKAALARFVSLHPYQLEQKAEVIVEHFRQKTAGKIDGGAKAMVVTRSRLHAVRTKQALDAYIKRKGYDAGAQPLRTLVAFSGSVKDPDSPEDEFTEPGMNGFPESQLPQRFREDGYQVLVVAEKYQTGFDEPLLHTMYVDKKLAGVKAVQTLSRLNRTRPGKVDTFVLDFANSAEEIQHSFEPFYEETLAAPTDPNVLYTMEHDLKAAQVLAPAEMDAAVAALLSGDPAQQSLLYGNLSPAVGRFTLLDEDQQEEFRATLQSFTRAYAFVAQVMPWTDAELEKLYLYGKALLTELPTGDNDPMPQLSKSVQLTHLRIAVSSDSSIELSGDDEPGVALPGQGKGKQAEPVLDKLSALIAVMNDKFGTGLDDGDRVWVDQQWVVVKTDDDMRTVAQNNDRSQYELVLTEKIKQLLVDRQDKNGQLFDLFFANPDFQDMMLEYLGGTYDEFRREMAV from the coding sequence ATGAGCGTGCATCTGGAGTCAGCGTTTGAGGCCAACATCGAAGCGCATCTGATCACGCATGGCTGGTACCAAATCAACCCTGCGACCTACGACAAGGGGCTGGGCCTATTCGGCGACGAGGTGGTGACCTACGTCGCGGCGAGCCAACCAAAAGCCTGGCAACAACTGATCAACCGACACGGCGGGGAGGGGATGGCGCGGCAGAGGTTTGTGAAGGTCGTTGCCGACGCCATCAACCACCGAGGGCCGATCAGCGTTCTGCGTGGGACTGTAAAGGACTCGGGCGTGACCGTGCGGATGTGTTGGTCGAAGCCCGCGAACAGCCTGACTCCCGAACTGCAGGAGCGATACGACGCAAACCGGTGCGGCGTCGTGCGTCAACTCCACCACTCGGAGTCCAACCCAGCCGACTCACTCGACCTGACGCTCGTGGTGAACGGCATCCCGGTGGCTACGGCCGAGCTGAAGAACCCGCTCACGCACCAGACCATCGAGCATGCCATGGCCCAGTACCGCACGAACCGCAACCCGCACGACCTTATCTTCGACAAGCGGGCGCTGGTGCATTTCGCCGTCGACCCTCACCGCGTCGCAATGACCACTCGCCTGGCTGGGGACCAGACCCGCTTCCTGCCCTTCAACACCGGCTCTGCGGGCCCGGGCAAGCCGGGAGCGGCGGGCAATCCACCTTCCACCCCCTCGGCCACTGAGTCATATGAGACGGCATACCTCTGGGAGCAGGTGTGGCAGCGCGACGCCTGGCTTGATCTGCTCGCGGCATTTGTGCACGTCGAGAACGGAAACGTCCTGTTCCCGCGCTTCCACCAGTGGCACGCGGTGCGCTCGATCCTCGCCGCCACCCAGGTCGACGGAGCCGGCGTCGACCGGCTGGTCCAGCATTCAGCCGGATCAGGCAAGTCCAACACCATCGCCTGGACGGCTCACTCACTGTCACGGCTGCACGGTGACGACGACCACCCGATTTTCGACAAGGTGGTGGTGATCACCGACCGTCGCGTGCTGGACCGCCAGCTGCAGCAGACCGTCGCCGGTCTTGACCACACGCCCGGCACCATCGTGCGGATCGACCAGCACTCCAACCAGCTGCGGGAAGCCTTGGAGGGCAACGCGGCGCGGGTGATCATCACGACTCTGCAGAAGTTCCCGGTCATCGCCGAGAGCGCCAACGCCGTCGTGGGCCGCCGCTTCGCCGTCATCGTGGACGAGGCGCACTCCTCGACGAGCGGCGACGCCGTGCAGAAGCTGAAGAAGGTGCTTGGTGGCGGGCTCGAGGACGCTGAGGAGGGCGAGGCGGAGGCCGAGGCGGCGGAGCTGCAGGTCGACGATGTCCTGCTGGCCAGCGCGAAGGCGCGCGGTAAGCAGCAGAACTTGTCGTTCTTCGCCTTCACGGCGACTCCGAAGCCGAAGACGCTCGACACCTTCGGCATGCTCGGCGAAGACGGGCACCGGCACCCCTTCCACACGTACTCGATGCGGCAGGCGATCGACGAGGGCTTCATCCTCGACGTGCTGGCCAATTACACGACGTACTCCACCTACTACAAGCTCGCCCACGCCCACCCACGGAACGACCCGGAGATGCAGGCGTCGAAGGCCAAGGCGGCGTTGGCGCGGTTCGTCTCCTTGCACCCTTACCAGCTTGAGCAGAAGGCCGAGGTGATCGTCGAGCACTTCCGGCAGAAAACGGCGGGCAAGATCGATGGCGGCGCGAAGGCGATGGTTGTGACTCGGTCCCGGCTGCACGCGGTGCGCACCAAGCAGGCGCTCGACGCCTACATCAAGCGCAAAGGCTACGACGCAGGAGCGCAGCCGCTGCGGACGCTCGTCGCGTTCTCCGGCAGTGTCAAGGACCCCGACTCACCGGAGGATGAGTTCACTGAGCCGGGCATGAACGGCTTCCCTGAGAGCCAGCTGCCTCAGCGGTTCCGGGAGGACGGATACCAGGTGCTTGTGGTGGCGGAGAAGTACCAGACCGGCTTCGACGAGCCCCTGCTGCACACGATGTACGTCGACAAGAAGCTGGCCGGAGTCAAGGCGGTCCAGACCCTCTCGCGGCTCAACCGCACCCGACCTGGCAAGGTGGACACCTTCGTCCTCGACTTCGCCAACAGCGCGGAGGAGATTCAACACTCTTTTGAGCCGTTCTACGAGGAGACCTTGGCTGCGCCTACGGATCCGAATGTGCTCTACACGATGGAGCACGATCTGAAGGCCGCTCAGGTGCTGGCGCCCGCCGAGATGGACGCGGCGGTCGCTGCACTCCTTTCGGGCGACCCGGCGCAGCAGTCGCTGCTCTACGGAAACCTGAGCCCTGCCGTTGGCCGATTCACGCTGCTTGACGAGGACCAGCAGGAGGAGTTCCGCGCCACACTGCAAAGCTTCACTCGCGCGTACGCCTTCGTCGCTCAGGTGATGCCCTGGACCGACGCCGAGCTGGAGAAGCTGTATCTCTACGGCAAGGCACTGCTCACCGAGCTTCCTACCGGTGACAACGACCCGATGCCGCAGCTCAGCAAGTCGGTTCAGCTGACCCATCTCCGGATTGCCGTCAGCTCCGACTCTTCCATCGAGCTCAGTGGAGACGACGAGCCCGGAGTTGCGCTCCCCGGGCAGGGGAAGGGCAAGCAGGCCGAGCCCGTGCTCGACAAGCTCTCGGCCCTGATCGCCGTGATGAATGACAAGTTCGGTACCGGTCTCGACGACGGCGACCGGGTGTGGGTAGACCAGCAATGGGTGGTGGTCAAGACCGACGACGACATGCGCACCGTCGCCCAAAATAACGACCGCAGCCAGTACGAGCTGGTGCTGACCGAGAAGATCAAGCAACTGCTGGTAGACCGGCAGGACAAGAACGGCCAGCTTTTCGACCTCTTCTTCGCCAACCCTGACTTCCAGGACATGATGCTTGAGTACCTCGGTGGGACCTACGACGAGTTCAGGCGGGAGATGGCGGTCTAA
- a CDS encoding winged helix-turn-helix domain-containing protein, whose translation MPKPPVRAHELTAQLATQIRAGEPAPGSWLPSERQLAEAHAVSRTTARAALQNLAELGLVRAVPGSGVQVQQVAESVTEPEMQRTLDQISVQLDEIKARLARLEAAAGDGEPTA comes from the coding sequence ATGCCGAAACCTCCCGTACGTGCGCACGAGCTCACGGCCCAGCTGGCGACGCAGATTCGGGCTGGGGAGCCAGCGCCTGGTTCGTGGCTGCCGTCTGAGCGGCAGCTGGCCGAGGCTCACGCCGTCAGCCGCACGACTGCTCGCGCCGCCCTGCAGAACCTCGCCGAGCTCGGCTTGGTGCGGGCGGTGCCCGGCTCCGGTGTGCAAGTGCAGCAAGTCGCGGAAAGCGTCACCGAACCCGAGATGCAGCGCACACTCGACCAGATCAGCGTGCAGCTCGACGAGATCAAGGCTCGACTGGCCCGACTCGAGGCGGCCGCCGGCGATGGCGAGCCGACGGCTTGA
- a CDS encoding cell division protein FtsK, with the protein MRAQMTAPGADPAVFLRLSEQHRRTASGRAGLSAVVLVLAGLIVWSGTQAATPGGLLAGTVGLLSLLGLLGRSPDRPVTSRAVDSEAVPRLTADLILTALGSLGIGELNKAITRGGESAVRFPSPVVRDGPGFRADLDLPPGVTAGDVIERRDRLASGLRRPLSSVWPSTDHDTHAGRLILWVGDKPMSKAKPVPWPLSKAGRVDLFAPVTFGADPRGRPVTVTLVFALMVIGALPRMGKTFLLRLLTLAAALDPTAELHVYDLKGGADFLAIEPVAHRFRVGDDPDDLSYFKADLRAIHADMGRRYKQLRSLPREVCPEGKVTRALSDRRELGLWPVVLVIDECQLAFDDDPETVALVTDLGKRGPAAGIIVLLATQRVDAKSLPTGISSNAVLRFCLKVAGQVENDMVLGTSMYKAGVRTTTFARTDRGVGFLAGEGDEPVIVRVAYLDAPAAEPVVARARAARLTAGLLTGHAAGLDPEPDTDTSSVLDHLAAAWPLEEDKVWWDDLADRLSAAHPGLYGAWTGEQVSAAVRPHGLRSIQVKRVFDGRPVNRRGPSRATLAGALGDRDDVPPDTSEAPATAATGSGAATESTASPPGK; encoded by the coding sequence GTGCGCGCTCAGATGACCGCGCCGGGCGCCGACCCCGCCGTGTTCCTGCGGCTGAGCGAGCAGCACCGACGGACAGCTTCCGGTCGCGCCGGGCTCTCCGCGGTGGTCCTGGTACTAGCCGGCCTGATCGTGTGGAGCGGCACGCAGGCGGCGACTCCGGGCGGTCTGCTCGCGGGCACCGTCGGCCTCCTCTCGCTGCTCGGACTGCTCGGCCGGTCACCCGACCGGCCGGTCACCTCCCGAGCGGTCGACTCCGAAGCTGTCCCTCGGCTGACGGCTGACCTCATCCTGACCGCGCTCGGGTCGCTTGGGATCGGCGAGCTGAACAAGGCCATCACCCGCGGCGGGGAGAGCGCGGTCCGGTTCCCGTCGCCTGTCGTTCGGGACGGCCCCGGCTTCCGCGCTGACCTCGACCTGCCGCCCGGAGTCACGGCCGGCGACGTGATCGAGCGCCGCGACCGGCTCGCCTCGGGCCTACGCCGGCCGCTCTCCTCGGTCTGGCCCTCGACCGACCACGACACCCACGCCGGCCGGCTCATCTTGTGGGTGGGCGACAAGCCGATGAGCAAGGCGAAGCCCGTTCCCTGGCCGCTAAGCAAGGCTGGACGGGTCGACCTCTTCGCGCCCGTCACCTTCGGCGCCGACCCCCGGGGCCGGCCGGTCACCGTGACCCTCGTGTTCGCGCTGATGGTCATCGGCGCCCTGCCCCGGATGGGGAAGACGTTCCTGCTCCGCCTGCTCACGCTGGCCGCCGCGCTCGACCCCACCGCCGAGCTGCACGTCTACGACCTCAAAGGTGGCGCCGACTTCCTCGCCATCGAGCCGGTCGCCCACCGCTTCCGGGTGGGCGACGACCCCGACGACCTGAGCTACTTCAAGGCCGACCTCCGGGCGATCCACGCCGATATGGGCCGGCGCTACAAGCAGCTGCGCAGCCTCCCCCGGGAGGTGTGCCCCGAGGGCAAAGTGACCCGCGCCCTGTCCGACCGCCGCGAGCTCGGGCTCTGGCCGGTCGTGCTCGTGATCGACGAGTGCCAGCTCGCCTTCGACGACGACCCCGAGACCGTCGCCCTCGTGACCGACCTCGGCAAGCGTGGCCCGGCCGCCGGCATCATCGTCCTCCTGGCCACCCAGCGCGTCGACGCCAAGAGCCTCCCCACCGGGATCTCCTCCAACGCCGTCCTGCGGTTCTGCCTCAAAGTCGCCGGCCAGGTCGAGAACGACATGGTGCTCGGCACGAGCATGTACAAGGCCGGCGTCCGGACAACCACCTTCGCCCGCACCGATCGCGGCGTCGGCTTCCTGGCCGGCGAGGGCGACGAACCAGTCATCGTCCGCGTGGCCTACCTCGATGCCCCGGCCGCCGAGCCCGTCGTCGCACGCGCTCGCGCAGCTCGACTTACTGCGGGCCTCCTGACCGGCCACGCAGCAGGGCTCGACCCCGAGCCCGACACCGACACGTCCTCGGTGCTGGACCATCTGGCGGCGGCCTGGCCACTTGAGGAGGACAAGGTCTGGTGGGACGATCTGGCCGACCGCCTGAGCGCGGCTCACCCCGGCCTCTACGGCGCGTGGACCGGCGAGCAGGTCTCGGCCGCCGTCCGTCCTCATGGGCTCCGCTCGATCCAGGTGAAGCGGGTCTTCGATGGCCGCCCCGTGAACCGCCGCGGCCCCTCCCGCGCCACCCTCGCGGGGGCCCTGGGCGACCGCGACGACGTGCCGCCCGACACCTCTGAGGCACCCGCCACAGCTGCTACCGGTAGCGGCGCCGCTACCGAATCGACCGCCTCCCCACCAGGGAAGTAG
- a CDS encoding helix-turn-helix domain-containing protein, translating into MTTSQVGEGPPDHAPALVQHRPGTALVTVVTHWTAGKATVLQAATRMSQEAFAGYLGVSPRTVAKWRERPEADLRPTTSELLDTVLSRLDDLTRERFTLLLAAEPVTVSGGLVESPNGTGPAPARPTPDAVVQASQARWLDVRQYLTESGIGLASRTAALYDPVLRIDQLPALSAAAWLPERPVPLEAITLRWEAEPPAPRITGEQAEARQTLPLRAPGRAFERYTTAIRYLKSPALFENRHSYRLLNVDWRGGGGELTFGLSTFFDKLDSAEPFAHEAATAELAGQLDWTQLPYRSLVTDPFDLADRPVNPGISTLTIRWDREAGKGTFFLLQRNPSQVTNGRHYSLLPAGEFQPASISTESVATDLDLWRNMVREYSEEMLGQPEHDGSSGRPIDYDTWRFYRDMSAARTSGELRVYALGIVLDALSLNSSIATVAVVESRAFDRLFRDLVDTNAEGTLIKSLPSNRTVSGLPFDPHTVHQLTSSEPLGQTSAACLALAWQHRAVLLMDSRAA; encoded by the coding sequence ATGACCACGAGTCAAGTCGGCGAGGGCCCGCCCGACCATGCACCCGCGCTGGTCCAGCACCGCCCTGGCACTGCCCTGGTGACGGTCGTGACGCACTGGACCGCCGGGAAGGCGACTGTGCTCCAGGCCGCGACGCGCATGTCCCAGGAGGCGTTCGCCGGCTATCTCGGAGTCAGTCCGCGCACTGTTGCCAAGTGGCGCGAACGGCCCGAGGCTGACCTGCGGCCGACGACCAGCGAGCTGCTCGACACGGTCCTCAGCAGGCTCGATGACCTCACGCGCGAACGCTTCACGCTGCTCCTCGCTGCCGAGCCGGTGACCGTGTCGGGCGGCCTGGTCGAGTCGCCAAACGGCACGGGGCCGGCGCCGGCTCGGCCGACGCCCGACGCGGTTGTGCAAGCGAGTCAAGCCCGCTGGCTCGACGTTCGGCAGTACCTCACCGAGAGCGGTATCGGGTTGGCGTCACGGACCGCCGCTCTCTACGACCCCGTGCTCCGGATCGACCAGCTGCCAGCGCTGAGCGCCGCAGCGTGGCTCCCTGAGCGCCCCGTGCCGCTCGAAGCAATCACGTTGCGCTGGGAAGCCGAGCCGCCAGCCCCTCGAATCACGGGAGAGCAGGCCGAGGCGCGGCAGACCTTGCCGCTGCGTGCGCCAGGCCGCGCCTTCGAGCGCTACACAACCGCTATTCGCTACCTCAAGTCGCCAGCCCTCTTCGAGAACCGGCACAGCTACCGCCTGCTGAACGTCGACTGGCGCGGCGGCGGGGGAGAATTGACATTCGGTCTCTCAACGTTCTTCGACAAGCTCGACAGCGCGGAGCCTTTCGCGCACGAGGCGGCGACCGCGGAGCTGGCGGGCCAGCTCGACTGGACACAGCTGCCGTACCGCTCGCTGGTGACCGACCCGTTCGACTTGGCCGATCGGCCCGTCAACCCGGGCATCAGCACCCTGACCATCCGGTGGGACCGGGAAGCCGGCAAGGGGACGTTCTTCCTGCTTCAGCGCAACCCGTCCCAGGTGACGAACGGCCGGCACTACAGCTTGCTCCCGGCGGGCGAGTTTCAGCCCGCCAGCATCTCGACCGAGAGCGTCGCTACGGACCTTGATCTGTGGCGGAACATGGTGCGCGAGTACAGCGAGGAGATGCTCGGTCAGCCGGAGCATGACGGCAGCAGTGGTCGGCCGATCGACTACGACACATGGCGCTTTTACCGCGACATGTCGGCCGCGCGCACCTCTGGCGAGCTGCGTGTCTACGCTCTGGGCATCGTGCTCGATGCTCTGAGTTTGAACTCGTCGATCGCAACGGTCGCGGTCGTTGAGAGCCGAGCCTTCGATCGCCTCTTCCGCGATCTGGTGGACACGAATGCCGAAGGCACCTTGATCAAGTCCCTTCCTTCGAACAGGACAGTGAGCGGGCTGCCGTTCGACCCGCACACGGTGCACCAGCTGACGTCATCGGAGCCGCTGGGCCAGACCAGTGCGGCCTGCCTCGCTTTGGCTTGGCAGCATCGAGCTGTTCTGTTGATGGACTCGCGGGCCGCCTGA
- a CDS encoding RNA polymerase sigma factor — translation MTSTTTRAAVARTVREAGARVVATLARMTHDVQLAEDAVQDASLRALTAWEAEGIPNAPRAWLTVAARRRALDLVRREAARGGKEEEAIRVQNLFRAEPPDSDVPDDLLRLIFTCCHPALSTEAQVALALRTLCGLSTAEVAHALLVPEATMLKRLTRAKQKIKQARIPYRVPPAAELPDRVRGVVSVVYLLFNEGYVASAGDTAIRTNLVDEATRLAWLLHELMPDEPSVSGVLALMLLHDCRREARLDGHGDPVLLADQDRSTWDQDKIRVGVELLGHGLSRTPDRPDPYVVQAAIAACHVLAPSYATVPWSAIVSWYDVLLTVSDTPVVRLNRAVAVAELCGPAAGLAEVDGIPDLPHYAWWHATRSLLLARLGRHEDAEKARETALGLDANLVLHHGLSTGDVIA, via the coding sequence GTGACGTCGACGACCACCCGGGCTGCCGTCGCCCGAACCGTTCGAGAAGCGGGCGCCCGGGTGGTCGCCACGCTGGCTCGTATGACCCACGACGTCCAGCTCGCCGAGGACGCCGTGCAGGATGCCTCCCTCCGTGCTCTGACCGCGTGGGAGGCCGAGGGGATACCGAACGCGCCGCGGGCCTGGCTGACGGTCGCGGCCCGGAGACGGGCCCTCGACCTGGTGCGCCGGGAAGCCGCCCGGGGCGGCAAGGAGGAGGAGGCGATCCGGGTGCAGAACCTCTTCCGAGCCGAACCACCGGACTCCGACGTCCCGGACGACCTGCTGCGTCTGATCTTCACCTGCTGCCACCCAGCCCTGTCGACGGAGGCGCAGGTCGCACTGGCGCTGCGGACCCTGTGCGGTCTGAGCACCGCCGAGGTGGCGCACGCCCTGCTCGTGCCAGAGGCGACGATGCTGAAGAGGCTGACTCGCGCCAAGCAGAAGATCAAGCAGGCACGGATCCCCTACCGGGTCCCGCCGGCGGCCGAGCTCCCCGACCGCGTGCGCGGCGTGGTCTCGGTCGTCTACCTGCTGTTCAACGAGGGGTACGTGGCCTCCGCAGGCGACACGGCCATCCGGACGAACCTGGTCGACGAAGCCACGCGGCTGGCGTGGTTGCTCCACGAGCTGATGCCCGACGAGCCCTCGGTGTCCGGCGTGCTCGCGTTGATGCTGCTGCACGACTGCCGGCGCGAGGCCAGGCTGGACGGTCACGGAGATCCGGTGCTGCTCGCCGACCAGGACCGGAGCACGTGGGACCAGGACAAGATCCGCGTCGGCGTCGAGCTGCTGGGCCACGGGCTGAGCCGGACGCCCGACCGTCCCGACCCCTACGTCGTCCAGGCGGCCATCGCCGCCTGCCACGTGCTTGCCCCCAGCTACGCCACGGTGCCCTGGTCAGCGATCGTCTCGTGGTACGACGTCCTGCTGACGGTCAGCGACACGCCGGTCGTCCGACTCAACCGCGCTGTAGCCGTCGCGGAGCTCTGCGGTCCGGCGGCCGGGCTCGCCGAGGTGGACGGGATCCCCGACCTGCCGCACTACGCCTGGTGGCACGCGACGCGATCCCTGCTGCTGGCCAGACTGGGACGTCACGAGGATGCCGAGAAGGCCCGCGAGACGGCCCTCGGTCTGGACGCCAACCTCGTCCTCCACCACGGGCTGAGCACGGGCGACGTGATCGCGTGA
- a CDS encoding restriction endonuclease subunit S, whose translation MTEMTRLDRVATVHARIGWKALTADEYVDDGFAFLSTPNIKQSVIDYTNVNFISDFRYTESPELQLQIGDVLLAKDGSTLGIANCVRHLPRPATVNGSIAVLRPFNVESRYLMYWLQASPIQAQIQQLKDGMGVPHLFQQDIRKLQVPELNRGDQRRIADLLDNRIALIDRIVAARREQIGKLVQAREAHLQQLHDNLVSQYGECRLGYLLVGLEQGWSPQADSVPAAPQEWGVMRSGCVNGGLFRPDDNKRLPDGLEPRPEYEIRSGDLLMSRASGSLDLIGSVAVVPGGTRSRLLLCDKIYRIAPAEGWDARYLAHIMRTRRSREGIRLGVSGAEGMANNLPSGVVRDLRIPLVPSVRQPEIIDRAEAIHKREAVVTAGLTRSIRLLIEYRSSLITAAVTGATDMQQDRILT comes from the coding sequence GTGACGGAGATGACACGTCTGGACCGAGTAGCAACGGTCCATGCGCGGATCGGCTGGAAGGCGCTGACGGCCGACGAGTACGTCGACGATGGATTTGCTTTTCTCTCTACACCGAACATCAAGCAATCAGTAATCGATTATACGAATGTCAACTTCATCTCTGACTTTCGCTACACGGAGTCCCCGGAACTTCAATTGCAGATCGGCGACGTGCTGCTTGCGAAGGATGGCAGCACGCTGGGTATCGCAAACTGTGTGCGCCACTTGCCGAGGCCTGCAACGGTCAATGGCTCGATCGCAGTTCTTCGACCCTTCAACGTGGAATCCCGGTACCTAATGTACTGGCTACAAGCCAGCCCGATTCAGGCGCAGATTCAGCAGCTCAAGGATGGGATGGGTGTGCCGCACCTATTCCAGCAGGACATACGAAAGCTTCAGGTGCCGGAGTTGAATCGCGGCGATCAGAGGCGCATCGCGGATCTTCTCGACAACCGAATCGCTCTGATTGACCGGATCGTCGCTGCCCGCCGCGAGCAGATCGGAAAGTTGGTGCAAGCGCGAGAGGCTCATCTGCAGCAGCTGCACGACAACTTGGTCAGCCAGTACGGCGAGTGTCGTCTTGGGTACCTCCTCGTCGGCCTTGAGCAAGGATGGTCACCCCAGGCAGACTCCGTCCCAGCTGCACCGCAAGAGTGGGGAGTAATGCGTTCGGGCTGTGTGAACGGCGGACTCTTTCGGCCAGACGACAACAAACGGCTCCCAGATGGTCTTGAGCCTCGGCCCGAATACGAAATCCGATCCGGAGACTTGCTGATGTCGCGCGCGAGTGGGTCCTTAGACCTTATCGGGAGCGTTGCGGTTGTGCCAGGCGGCACGCGTTCCCGGCTACTGCTATGTGACAAGATCTATCGAATCGCACCCGCAGAGGGTTGGGATGCCAGGTATCTCGCGCACATAATGCGCACCCGGAGGAGTCGTGAGGGGATCCGGCTTGGAGTTAGTGGAGCCGAAGGAATGGCTAATAACCTGCCCTCCGGTGTCGTTCGTGATTTGCGCATTCCTTTGGTCCCCAGTGTGCGGCAGCCGGAGATCATTGACCGCGCTGAAGCAATTCACAAGAGGGAAGCCGTGGTAACGGCCGGACTCACCCGATCGATAAGATTGCTAATCGAGTACAGATCTTCTCTAATAACGGCCGCCGTGACCGGCGCGACCGATATGCAGCAAGACAGGATCCTGACATGA
- a CDS encoding type I restriction-modification system subunit M, translating into MTPVGFENKVAFVWKVADKLRGTFKQHEYGSVMLPLLVLRRMDAVLAPTKEAVVAKAAGMAAIGEGQDAILKAVAKQRFYNTSPLTFSSMLSDDKNLVEQLAGYIRRLSTDAYAVMEAYNVDDKITRMDRAGILYAVLSNFADLDLRPSVVSNEAMGYIFEELLRKFSEMSNETAGEHYTPREVITLMVELLLDEKTSSELTQNPKPVRTVYDPAAGTGGMLMGALHQIMERNPNAVVKVYGQELNDETWAIAQSDLMMQDIEPNQMANGNSLTADAFDRAFDFILANPPYGVDWKSYAGPIKDEHAALGHSGRFGAGLPRASDGSLLFLQHMLWKMKPTGSRVGIVLSGSPLFSGQAGSGESEIRRWILENDWLEGIVALPDQMFYNTGISTYVWILTNKKAEADRGRVRLIDGRALGTKMRRSLGDKRKELTPEAIAEIAQLYGGAGGEFANEARVKMLERETFGFQRITVERPLVDENGAPRLKKGKAQPDAGLRDQENVPLPAGWFDLGEHERSKALYEAAEQHLTDEIHPYAPDAWIDHTKTRIGVEIPFNRQFYVYTPPRPVEEIASEIKELEGQIQLWMSGVEL; encoded by the coding sequence ATGACACCGGTCGGGTTCGAAAACAAGGTGGCCTTCGTTTGGAAGGTTGCTGACAAGCTGCGTGGCACCTTCAAGCAGCACGAGTACGGATCGGTCATGCTGCCCCTGCTCGTCCTGCGGCGCATGGACGCCGTGCTGGCGCCCACCAAGGAGGCCGTAGTCGCCAAGGCCGCCGGAATGGCGGCCATCGGGGAGGGTCAGGACGCCATCCTCAAGGCGGTCGCAAAGCAGCGGTTCTACAACACCTCACCCCTCACGTTCTCGTCGATGCTCAGCGACGATAAGAACCTGGTCGAGCAGCTCGCTGGCTACATCCGCCGACTCTCGACGGACGCATACGCTGTCATGGAGGCGTACAACGTCGACGACAAGATCACCCGCATGGACCGCGCCGGGATTCTCTACGCCGTACTCTCCAATTTCGCCGACCTAGATTTGCGGCCGAGTGTGGTCAGTAACGAGGCGATGGGCTACATCTTCGAGGAGCTGCTACGTAAGTTCTCAGAGATGAGCAATGAGACGGCCGGGGAACACTACACTCCGCGCGAAGTCATCACGCTCATGGTCGAGTTGCTGTTGGATGAGAAGACCTCGTCAGAGCTGACCCAGAACCCTAAGCCCGTCCGCACCGTCTACGATCCCGCGGCTGGCACCGGCGGCATGCTGATGGGGGCCCTGCATCAGATCATGGAGCGCAACCCCAACGCCGTAGTCAAGGTCTACGGCCAGGAACTCAACGATGAGACCTGGGCCATCGCGCAGTCAGACCTAATGATGCAGGATATCGAGCCAAACCAGATGGCCAATGGCAACAGCCTCACCGCCGACGCTTTCGACCGCGCCTTCGACTTCATTCTGGCCAACCCGCCCTATGGGGTCGACTGGAAGAGCTATGCCGGGCCGATCAAGGATGAGCACGCCGCCTTGGGCCACTCTGGCCGATTCGGCGCTGGGTTGCCGCGCGCATCGGATGGGTCGCTACTCTTCCTGCAGCACATGCTTTGGAAGATGAAGCCGACCGGCTCGCGAGTCGGCATCGTGCTCTCGGGCTCGCCACTGTTCTCCGGCCAAGCCGGATCAGGGGAGTCGGAGATCCGCCGATGGATCCTAGAGAACGACTGGCTTGAAGGGATCGTCGCGTTGCCGGATCAGATGTTCTACAACACCGGAATTTCGACGTACGTGTGGATCCTGACTAACAAGAAGGCGGAGGCCGACCGGGGCCGAGTGAGGTTGATTGACGGACGCGCACTCGGCACGAAGATGCGGAGGTCGCTCGGCGACAAGCGCAAGGAACTCACACCGGAGGCGATCGCCGAGATCGCTCAACTCTACGGCGGCGCTGGTGGCGAGTTCGCCAACGAGGCGCGGGTCAAGATGTTGGAACGGGAGACATTCGGTTTTCAGCGAATCACCGTCGAGCGACCGTTGGTAGACGAGAACGGTGCTCCCCGGCTGAAGAAGGGTAAGGCGCAGCCGGACGCTGGCCTCCGTGACCAGGAGAACGTACCACTGCCGGCCGGATGGTTTGACCTTGGCGAGCACGAGCGCAGCAAGGCGTTGTACGAGGCCGCGGAGCAGCACCTGACAGACGAAATCCACCCTTACGCACCCGACGCCTGGATTGATCACACGAAAACCAGGATAGGTGTCGAGATTCCCTTCAACCGACAGTTTTACGTCTACACGCCGCCGCGGCCGGTGGAGGAGATTGCCTCCGAAATCAAGGAATTGGAGGGCCAGATCCAATTGTGGATGAGCGGGGTGGAGCTGTGA